One Gemmatimonadota bacterium DNA window includes the following coding sequences:
- a CDS encoding CDP-alcohol phosphatidyltransferase family protein, producing the protein MPASPAPAAPAKPPEVEEWVDERIHRPLARRVVALLLHTPITPNQVTLLSGLVGVSGGVVTGLATDWPAGRLLGGALLFAAVVLDCCDGQLARARKISSTYGAILDGIADYAVGIALGVGAGAYMAATFGSPWYWLLALLGIASSAVQSALFDHTKSRYIARAGAGYSEREEDLGAVRAERDRAWRERRLRDALLLALYYNYSMVQHAALQIAPAADPAAYRAANAGRMQAWTLLGIGTHFALGYVLLTASYWWPPAVVVYFALCTTLLNLYLVVLMRLEARQAAA; encoded by the coding sequence TTGCCCGCTAGCCCGGCCCCCGCCGCGCCGGCCAAGCCGCCCGAGGTCGAGGAGTGGGTGGACGAGCGGATCCACCGCCCGCTCGCCCGCCGGGTCGTCGCCCTGCTGCTGCACACCCCCATCACGCCGAACCAGGTCACGCTGCTCTCCGGGCTCGTCGGGGTCTCGGGCGGCGTGGTCACCGGCCTTGCCACGGACTGGCCCGCCGGCCGGCTGCTCGGCGGCGCGCTCCTCTTTGCCGCGGTGGTGCTCGACTGCTGTGACGGCCAGCTGGCGCGGGCCCGCAAGATCTCCTCCACCTACGGCGCCATCCTCGACGGCATCGCCGACTACGCCGTGGGCATCGCGCTCGGCGTGGGCGCCGGGGCGTACATGGCGGCCACCTTCGGCAGCCCCTGGTACTGGCTGCTGGCGCTGCTCGGCATCGCCAGCTCGGCGGTGCAGTCGGCGCTGTTCGACCACACCAAGTCGCGCTACATCGCCCGGGCGGGCGCCGGCTACTCCGAGCGCGAGGAAGACCTGGGCGCGGTCCGGGCCGAACGCGACCGCGCCTGGCGCGAACGCCGCCTGCGCGACGCGCTGCTGCTGGCGCTCTACTACAACTACTCGATGGTGCAGCACGCCGCGCTGCAGATCGCGCCGGCCGCCGACCCCGCCGCCTACCGCGCCGCCAACGCCGGCCGGATGCAGGCCTGGACGCTGCTCGGCATCGGGACCCACTTTGCGCTGGGCTACGTGCTGCTCACGGCCTCGTACTGGTGGCCGCCCGCGGTCGTGGTGTACTTCGCGCTGTGCACCACGCTGCTCAACCTGTACCTCGTGGTGCTGATGCGGCTCGAGGCCCGGCAGGCGGCGGCGTGA